Within the Mucilaginibacter sp. CSA2-8R genome, the region ATCAACAATCAGGACGAAGTTTACCTGGGTCGCGGCGGATGGTATGGCGCGCCGCTTACTTTGGGCTTAAATCTTACTGCGCGCTGGAAAAACTTTACCTTTTTTGCCCTGGCAACCGGCCGCTACGGAGCTAAAGCGATGAAAAACAGTGCTTACTACTGGGTAGATGGTCAGGATAAATACTCTGAAGTTGTGCGTAATCGCTGGACTGAGGCTACTAAAAATACGGCAACATTTCCGCGTTTAACTACGCTGACCAGTGATAACAATTTCCGCAATTCTGATTTCTGGCTTTTTAGTGCAAACCGGATTGATTTATCGAAAGTACAAATCTCTTATGACCTTCCTGAAGGATCAATGAAAGGTAAGTTTTTAAAATCGCTGGGTATGTACGTAACCGGTTTCAACCTGCTAACCGTGGCTAAAGAAAGAGAATTTTTGGAGATGAACATTGGATCGGCACCACAAACACGATTTTACAATGTGGGTGTAAAGGCTGGTTTTTAAGGCCAATAATATTGACAACATGAAAAAAATTGCAATACTTTTTATAACACTAACTGCACTGTGCGGGTGCAAAAAGTTTGTCGAACCTGGTCTGCAGAACAACGGCAACTTTGAGAATATTTATGACGAGCCGTTGCTGGCAAACGGCCTGCTTTTAAACGGTTATACGCGTATACCAACCAATGGTTGGGTATTTAGCGATGTGGCCACTGACGATGCGGTGAGTAATGATAGAAATAACAATTTTTCTAAAGTAGCTACCGGGCAATGGACGGCCAGCTTTAACCCGCTTGACCAGTGGGCTAATGCAAGGGCCGCCATACAATACATCAACTTATTTTTAACCGAAGCCGATAAGGTTGTTTTTGACGAGCAGAACGCAACGTTGAGTCAGATGTTCAGAGACAGACTAAAGGGCGAGGGCTATGGCTTAAGGGCGCTTTTTGGTTATTACATGTTACAGGCGCATGCCGGTAAAGTAGGTGGTACCTTGTATGGTTATCCTATTTTACTTGCGCCCGAAACATCTACATCAGATTTTAACCAACCCCGTGCAAAATTTGATGACTGTATGAAACAGATATACAGTGACTTGACCCGTGCCGAAGAACTGCTTCCGCTCGATTATAGGGACATTACATCTGCAACGGACATTCCGGCAAAATATGCAGGCGTATTACCCGAAACCTACAACCGTGTATTTGGCCGTATATTTAGCCAACGCATGACCGCGCGAATCGCCAAAGCCATACGTGCTAAGGCTGCGCTTATGGCTGCCAGTCCTGCTTATGTTGACGGATCGACAACTACCTGGGCCAACGCTGCAAATGCTGCAGCGGCGGTTATTGATTTAAACGGCGGGCTTAACGGTTTTGCTACCAACGGCCTTACCTGGTATGCCGGCGGCAGTGGTAATCAAATTGATGGTTTAGGATCGGGCGCCAATCCTCCAGAGGTATTATGGCGCACAAGTGTTGCCCAGAATAGTGATCTTGAGGCAGATCACTTTCCGCCAACGTTATCCGGTTCTGGTCGTTTAAATCCTACACAAAATCTGGTCAACGCTTTCCCGGCACTTAATGGTTACCCGGTAGACAATGCCAGCAGTAACTTTAACCCGGCAGCGCCTTACACCAACCGCGACCCTCGTTTGGCAGCATACATCGTATTGAATGGAAGTACAGCCGGTCCTGGAAACACCGTCATCTATACCGCTACCGACAGGAATACCAACGATGGTTTAAACAAGGTAGAAACATCCACCCGTACCGGATACTATATGCGTAAGTTATTACGGCAGGATGTTAACCGCGCATCAAACGCAATAAGCAATCAAAAGCATTATCGCCCGCACATCCGCTACACCGAAATGTACTTAAACTATGCCGAAGCTGCTAATGAGGCTTATGGGCCGTTAGCTAACGGAACATCTGCTTATTCTGCCTACGATGTAATTAAAAAGATTCGCCAGCGTGCAGGTATTGGCTTAACCAATGGCGATGCCTATCTCGAATCAATTAAAAGTAACCAGAGCGCAATGCGTACTTTAATTAGAAATGAGCGCAGGCTGGAGCTATGTTTCGAAGGTTTCAGGTTTTGGGATTTACGCCGTTGGAACGCCAATTTAACTGAGGCGGCTACGGGTGTAAGCATTTCGCAAACCAATTACTCACCTATTACGGTTGAGAACCGGTCATTCCAGAGTTTTATGATTTACGGGCCAATTCCGTACAGCGAAACTTTGAAGTTTAGTGCACTTCAGCAAAATACAGGCTGGTAATAAACGAAACCTTTAAAAAGATTAAAAAAGAGATGAAAAGATTAAAAAATATGTGGTTGCTTTTACTTGTTGCTTTTGCAGCCTGTAAAAATGAAAACGTAGAATTTCCGGACTACACCAATAGCTCAGTTTATTTTTCTTACCAGTCGCCGGTGCGCACTATAACATTGGGAGAAGACCTGTTTGATACCTCACTCGATAATGCGTATAAATGCCAGATTATGGCCACTATTGGCGGCGTTTATGAAAACAAAAAAGACGTAACAATTAATATCTCGGTTAACAACGCGCTAACGCAGGGACTTAAATTTAATCCGCCCGATTACAGTGGCGATGTTTTGCCAATGCCGGCTTCTTACTATCGTTTGGCAGACAATAAAATAACTATACCAAAGGGTAAAATTGCCGGTGGTGTTGAGGTGCAGCTTACCGATGCCTACTTTGCAGACCCGCTGAGTACTAAAGCTACGTACGTAATTCCAATTACGATGACAAGCGTTACCAACGCCGATTCAATTTTGAGAGCGAAGAATTATACTTTATATGCCATTAAATACATTAACGTTTGGACAGGTAATTATTTGCGCAGGGGCAGGGATGTAGTAGAAGGTAAAAACGGACGTACAGAGTTAAGCAAAACTATTACTCGCCGAAACCAATATGTTGAAAAAGACGAGATAAAATCATTGACTACGAGGTCTTTGAGCCAAACTGTTTTTCCTGTAACACTTAAAGGCGTAAATAATGTGGATGTAAGCTGCCCGCTGCTTTTAACTTTTGATGGTAATGGTAATTGTACGGTTACTGCTGCAGCAACCGGATATACCGCTTCGGGAACCGGAAAATTCGTAAAACGGGGTGAAAAGAACAGTTGGGGATCACAAGACCGCGATGCAATCTATCTGAATTATCAGATAGAGGCAACCGATTTGCGCACTAATACTACTGATACCCTTGTTCTGCGTGACCGTGGCGTTAAAATGGAGACGTTTAGCCCAACTAAGTAATTGTTGAACCTCTAATCGGAAAACAAAATGAAAAAGAATTACAAATTAGCATTAATTCTATCCGGATCAATTGCTTTAGCTTCTTGCACTAAACAAGAAACACTCGATTATAATGTTGAAAAACCAGGCATTATTGCGGCTCAAGAACAAATTGATGCTTACAACCCGTTAAAAACATATATCGACAAGCAGGCTCGTCCCGGTTTTAAATTCGGTACAGCAGTGTCTTTAAACGATTACGTGAGTAAGGGGTTAATGTACCGGCTTGCCAACAGTAATTTTGATGAGATAACTATAGGCTATGAAATGAAGCATGGTGCAG harbors:
- a CDS encoding DUF5627 domain-containing protein, with protein sequence MKRLKNMWLLLLVAFAACKNENVEFPDYTNSSVYFSYQSPVRTITLGEDLFDTSLDNAYKCQIMATIGGVYENKKDVTINISVNNALTQGLKFNPPDYSGDVLPMPASYYRLADNKITIPKGKIAGGVEVQLTDAYFADPLSTKATYVIPITMTSVTNADSILRAKNYTLYAIKYINVWTGNYLRRGRDVVEGKNGRTELSKTITRRNQYVEKDEIKSLTTRSLSQTVFPVTLKGVNNVDVSCPLLLTFDGNGNCTVTAAATGYTASGTGKFVKRGEKNSWGSQDRDAIYLNYQIEATDLRTNTTDTLVLRDRGVKMETFSPTK
- a CDS encoding RagB/SusD family nutrient uptake outer membrane protein, translating into MKKIAILFITLTALCGCKKFVEPGLQNNGNFENIYDEPLLANGLLLNGYTRIPTNGWVFSDVATDDAVSNDRNNNFSKVATGQWTASFNPLDQWANARAAIQYINLFLTEADKVVFDEQNATLSQMFRDRLKGEGYGLRALFGYYMLQAHAGKVGGTLYGYPILLAPETSTSDFNQPRAKFDDCMKQIYSDLTRAEELLPLDYRDITSATDIPAKYAGVLPETYNRVFGRIFSQRMTARIAKAIRAKAALMAASPAYVDGSTTTWANAANAAAAVIDLNGGLNGFATNGLTWYAGGSGNQIDGLGSGANPPEVLWRTSVAQNSDLEADHFPPTLSGSGRLNPTQNLVNAFPALNGYPVDNASSNFNPAAPYTNRDPRLAAYIVLNGSTAGPGNTVIYTATDRNTNDGLNKVETSTRTGYYMRKLLRQDVNRASNAISNQKHYRPHIRYTEMYLNYAEAANEAYGPLANGTSAYSAYDVIKKIRQRAGIGLTNGDAYLESIKSNQSAMRTLIRNERRLELCFEGFRFWDLRRWNANLTEAATGVSISQTNYSPITVENRSFQSFMIYGPIPYSETLKFSALQQNTGW